From a single Gammaproteobacteria bacterium genomic region:
- a CDS encoding 3-keto-5-aminohexanoate cleavage protein: MAANRKVIITCASTGSIHTPTMSEFLPLTPQQIAGQSIAAAEAGAAILHLHARDPEDGRPTPDPDVFMQFLPPIKEACDAVINITTGGGHGMTLDERLAAPLRVKPEMSSLNMGSMNFGLFPMLARYDEFRYDWERAHLENSRDFIFRNTFKDIEYILEILGEGCGTRFEFECYDIGHLYSLAHFLDRGLVKPPLFVQSIFGILGGIGADPENVTHMRRIADKLFGDQYIWSILAGGRHQLPLVTMGAVMGGNVRVGLEDSLYAGKGRLATSNAEQVSIIRRILERLSLEIATPDEAREMLDLKGADQVAF, from the coding sequence ATGGCTGCCAATCGTAAAGTAATCATCACCTGTGCCAGTACAGGGTCAATTCACACACCGACCATGTCTGAGTTCCTGCCGCTGACACCACAGCAGATCGCCGGACAGTCAATCGCAGCTGCAGAAGCCGGTGCAGCGATTCTTCATCTGCATGCCCGCGACCCGGAAGATGGCCGCCCTACACCAGATCCCGATGTCTTCATGCAGTTCCTGCCACCGATCAAAGAGGCTTGCGACGCTGTCATCAATATCACCACCGGCGGGGGCCACGGGATGACCTTGGATGAGCGCCTGGCGGCACCGCTTCGAGTCAAACCTGAAATGAGTTCACTCAACATGGGCTCCATGAACTTCGGCCTTTTCCCCATGCTGGCACGCTACGACGAGTTTCGATATGACTGGGAACGGGCGCATTTGGAGAACAGCCGCGACTTTATCTTTAGGAACACATTCAAGGATATTGAATATATCCTCGAGATTCTCGGCGAAGGCTGTGGCACTCGATTCGAGTTTGAATGTTACGACATCGGTCACCTCTACAGTCTCGCCCACTTTCTAGACCGTGGCCTGGTTAAGCCCCCCCTTTTCGTTCAATCAATATTCGGAATTCTTGGCGGAATAGGCGCTGATCCTGAAAACGTGACCCACATGCGCCGTATAGCAGACAAACTTTTTGGTGACCAGTACATCTGGAGTATTCTGGCTGGCGGTCGACACCAGCTTCCGTTGGTCACTATGGGTGCGGTAATGGGTGGTAATGTGCGGGTCGGACTGGAAGACAGCCTTTACGCGGGCAAAGGGCGACTGGCGACGTCGAATGCGGAGCAGGTATCGATCATCCGAAGGATTCTCGAGCGACTCTCACTTGAGATTGCAACACCTGATGAGGCCCGCGAAATGCTTGACCTTAAAGGTGCCGATCAGGTCGCCTTCTAG
- a CDS encoding AMP-binding protein → MDHYESVCRSHRTSLPETFNFGRDVVDQMARNKDKIALIWCNDCNTERVLTFQEIADSSNQVANWLIEQDISQGDRVIVMLPRIPEWQICLTACLKLGAVPIPCITMLTEKDIAYRMDHSGAAAVITTAAETSKFQTHLRTLKAALAIGGAVAGWSDYELISDQDRRFECCDLGLDEPAIMYYTSGSTGDPKGVCHPSRSLYAWRYSAVHWLSLEPSDIMWCTADTGWSKAGTSILFGPWSQGSTVLFYDGPFEPRRRFELIERYRVSVFCAAATELRQLITEDVSGIDLSHLKHAVSAGESVNPEIISAWTRQTGVPLLDGYGQTEILMTVLNYPWMPVKPGSMGRPLPGIDTGVLRTDGTLGGRGDQGELLIRLPSPQMMLSYWNDPQRSAEAVVTLNGSDWFKTGDNVRQDTDGYFFYVGRTDDIISSAGYRIGPQEVENALITHPAVQESAVVGLPDPERGEIVKAFVVLTQSDSQRADTELVAELQTHVKRTTAPYKYPRAIEFVDELPKTVSGKIQRNLLRQSSPNK, encoded by the coding sequence ATGGACCATTACGAATCCGTCTGCAGATCCCATCGTACCTCGCTGCCTGAGACATTTAATTTCGGCCGAGATGTGGTTGATCAGATGGCCCGGAATAAAGACAAGATTGCCTTGATCTGGTGCAACGACTGCAACACAGAACGGGTACTCACCTTTCAGGAAATCGCGGACAGCTCAAATCAGGTTGCCAACTGGCTTATTGAACAGGATATCAGCCAGGGTGATCGCGTCATCGTCATGCTGCCCCGTATTCCCGAGTGGCAGATCTGTCTGACCGCTTGTCTCAAACTGGGTGCAGTACCCATACCCTGTATCACCATGCTCACAGAAAAGGACATTGCCTACCGTATGGATCATTCGGGCGCTGCTGCCGTGATCACGACGGCAGCAGAGACATCCAAGTTTCAGACCCATCTGCGCACACTTAAAGCAGCACTTGCAATAGGTGGGGCGGTTGCGGGTTGGTCGGATTACGAGTTGATCAGCGATCAGGACAGGAGATTTGAATGTTGTGACCTCGGCCTGGACGAACCTGCCATCATGTACTACACCTCCGGTTCGACCGGTGATCCTAAAGGGGTATGTCATCCGTCAAGAAGCCTTTACGCCTGGCGCTATTCGGCAGTGCACTGGCTGTCTCTGGAGCCATCCGACATCATGTGGTGTACTGCAGATACCGGATGGTCAAAAGCAGGAACGAGCATCCTGTTTGGTCCGTGGAGTCAGGGCAGTACGGTCCTTTTCTATGACGGGCCATTTGAACCACGGCGACGGTTTGAGTTGATCGAACGCTACCGCGTTAGCGTATTCTGCGCTGCAGCCACTGAACTTCGGCAACTGATCACAGAAGACGTCAGCGGAATCGATCTTTCTCACCTGAAGCACGCAGTCTCTGCCGGCGAATCGGTTAATCCCGAAATTATTTCGGCCTGGACTAGGCAGACCGGCGTACCTTTGTTGGATGGTTACGGCCAGACCGAGATTTTGATGACGGTACTCAACTACCCCTGGATGCCGGTCAAGCCGGGTTCGATGGGCCGTCCTTTACCGGGTATAGACACCGGCGTGCTTCGCACAGACGGTACCCTAGGTGGCCGAGGCGACCAAGGTGAACTGCTGATCCGCCTTCCCAGTCCCCAGATGATGCTGAGTTACTGGAACGATCCCCAACGTTCCGCCGAGGCAGTGGTGACACTGAATGGGTCAGACTGGTTCAAGACAGGAGACAACGTGCGGCAGGACACAGACGGTTACTTCTTTTACGTCGGTAGAACTGATGACATCATCAGTTCAGCGGGTTACCGGATCGGCCCACAGGAAGTTGAAAACGCCCTGATCACCCATCCTGCGGTTCAGGAAAGTGCAGTCGTCGGCCTGCCTGACCCCGAACGTGGTGAAATCGTCAAAGCTTTCGTGGTTCTTACACAATCTGATTCACAACGTGCGGACACCGAACTGGTTGCCGAGCTGCAGACCCACGTTAAACGGACAACGGCACCTTACAAATATCCCAGGGCGATAGAGTTTGTCGACGAACTGCCAAAAACAGTGAGTGGCAAAATCCAGCGCAACCTGCTGCGGCAATCAAGCCCGAATAAGTAA
- the ggt gene encoding gamma-glutamyltransferase: MPKSMIVSLQPDAVEAGANILRAGGNAVDAALACAFVQTVVDPMMCGIAGFGSMHLYLPEAGVHECIDFHGRVPAGATAEMWQDLVLGETEDGFGFVLEGALNDIGYQSITTPGTLKAFWEAHQRYGTTSWAELLQPAIETASNGYVVTPGVYSYWTGTGLPGRVSVEDRLGYSPDGREIYFDQGQVKPVGSIVRNPGMAETYGRIAAAGAEIFYSGDIARQIDADMRCNDALLSADDLADYTTERQEPLWGAYRGLRVATNHPPGGGIMIIEMLNILEHFDLKAMGHNSAEYIRTVAETMKIATADKDSHVGDPRFIDVPVERLTSQSYASEHASAISQGKKAQVERLQLSESPGTTHLCTVDHSGNIVSMTHSLGMMSGVITPGMGFMYNGCMGVFDPRPGRAGSIAPGKSRFSSICPTIVFDGEQPLLALGAPGGTQIAMGVLQVILNVVEFDMTPQQAVLAPRFSATSDAITVSARIPRYSYADLETDGYRFVRSAASYDIASVHAIGFTAGGEPAGGADIVYGAGMALAV; the protein is encoded by the coding sequence ATGCCCAAATCAATGATTGTGAGCCTGCAGCCAGACGCCGTAGAGGCTGGTGCGAATATTCTTCGCGCGGGTGGCAATGCAGTAGATGCAGCGCTCGCCTGTGCTTTTGTACAAACGGTTGTTGATCCGATGATGTGCGGTATTGCAGGATTTGGCAGCATGCATCTCTACCTGCCGGAAGCGGGTGTTCACGAATGTATTGACTTTCATGGGCGGGTCCCTGCCGGCGCTACAGCGGAGATGTGGCAGGACCTTGTGCTGGGGGAGACTGAGGACGGCTTTGGTTTTGTACTTGAAGGCGCATTGAACGATATCGGCTATCAGTCGATTACTACCCCGGGCACACTGAAGGCTTTCTGGGAAGCACACCAGAGATACGGCACAACTTCCTGGGCGGAACTGCTCCAGCCCGCTATTGAGACAGCTTCCAACGGCTATGTGGTCACACCCGGCGTCTACAGTTACTGGACAGGTACTGGGCTGCCGGGTCGGGTCAGCGTTGAGGACAGGTTAGGCTATTCTCCCGATGGGCGGGAGATTTATTTTGATCAAGGACAGGTCAAGCCGGTTGGCAGCATTGTTCGCAATCCAGGCATGGCCGAGACTTACGGTCGGATTGCCGCTGCTGGTGCTGAGATCTTTTATAGCGGTGACATTGCGCGGCAAATCGATGCAGACATGCGGTGTAACGATGCGCTGTTGAGTGCAGATGATCTCGCCGACTACACGACGGAAAGACAAGAACCGTTGTGGGGTGCGTATCGGGGCTTGAGGGTGGCGACCAATCACCCGCCCGGTGGTGGCATCATGATTATTGAGATGCTCAACATTCTTGAGCACTTTGATCTGAAGGCAATGGGACACAACTCCGCTGAATATATCCGTACGGTCGCCGAAACCATGAAGATAGCCACCGCGGATAAAGACAGCCACGTCGGAGATCCTCGTTTTATCGATGTGCCTGTCGAGCGGCTTACCAGTCAGTCTTATGCGAGTGAGCACGCCAGTGCTATCTCACAGGGAAAGAAAGCGCAGGTTGAGCGGCTGCAACTGTCGGAGTCTCCAGGTACGACACACCTGTGTACGGTCGATCATTCCGGGAATATTGTTTCAATGACTCATTCACTGGGTATGATGTCTGGTGTGATTACACCCGGAATGGGGTTTATGTATAACGGTTGTATGGGTGTATTTGATCCTAGACCCGGCAGGGCCGGTTCTATTGCACCGGGCAAGTCGAGGTTCAGTTCCATCTGCCCGACAATTGTTTTTGATGGCGAGCAGCCGCTACTGGCGTTGGGGGCACCCGGCGGGACTCAGATCGCCATGGGTGTACTACAGGTCATCCTCAATGTGGTTGAATTCGACATGACCCCACAGCAGGCCGTTCTCGCTCCACGGTTCTCAGCAACCAGCGATGCGATTACGGTCAGCGCTCGTATTCCGCGCTACAGTTATGCGGATCTCGAGACCGATGGATATCGCTTCGTCAGGAGTGCAGCCAGCTACGATATTGCATCAGTGCATGCCATTGGCTTTACGGCAGGTGGTGAACCAGCGGGGGGTGCGGACATCGTTTATGGCGCTGGCATGGCGCTTGCAGTCTGA
- a CDS encoding 3-hydroxyacyl-CoA dehydrogenase NAD-binding domain-containing protein: MTTPPIQNIAVIGLGTIGHSVAQVYAAAGCTVRCFDPDPTTGASLADRVRTNLKQMASAGLSSPDEIEHVVSRFVICDSEVEAVSGAEFVSEAAAEDLTIKQALFARLENHIDRYTILASNTSTYPMTQISRDMVHPDRALVTHPFNPPHLLPIIEVVPGKSTSEQTVSAAMALIEYTGKRPIRLNLEMPGFLINRIQMAMVREVWDLLDRGVASAEDIDAAVRGSLGFRLAAIGPLAVCDFAGLDIWAKVFDNLAGEISANQQIPTTIRTLIDNEHYGTKSGRGFFNYSDETTLKARTDARDRGFLEILKLFHSG; this comes from the coding sequence ATGACTACACCACCTATACAAAACATTGCGGTCATCGGCCTTGGCACTATTGGTCACAGCGTCGCCCAGGTTTATGCCGCAGCAGGTTGCACAGTGAGATGCTTTGATCCTGACCCCACAACTGGAGCCAGTCTTGCCGACCGTGTTCGCACAAATCTAAAACAGATGGCCTCCGCCGGACTCTCGTCACCAGATGAAATTGAACACGTTGTGTCAAGGTTTGTGATTTGTGACAGCGAAGTCGAAGCTGTTTCCGGTGCTGAATTTGTGTCTGAGGCGGCTGCCGAAGATTTAACTATTAAGCAAGCGCTGTTCGCCAGGCTGGAAAACCATATTGACCGCTACACCATACTCGCCAGTAACACCTCCACTTATCCAATGACGCAGATATCGCGGGATATGGTCCATCCGGACCGCGCCCTGGTGACTCACCCGTTTAACCCGCCACATCTGCTGCCAATTATTGAAGTCGTGCCAGGAAAAAGCACCTCGGAACAGACAGTGTCCGCTGCAATGGCACTGATCGAGTACACGGGTAAACGCCCGATTCGGTTGAACCTCGAAATGCCCGGCTTTCTAATCAACCGTATCCAGATGGCTATGGTACGTGAGGTATGGGATCTGTTGGATCGAGGTGTTGCGTCTGCTGAAGACATCGATGCCGCCGTGCGTGGCAGTCTTGGCTTCAGGCTGGCTGCCATCGGCCCACTAGCGGTGTGCGACTTTGCTGGGCTGGATATCTGGGCCAAAGTGTTCGACAACCTTGCTGGTGAAATCTCAGCGAACCAGCAGATCCCAACCACGATTCGGACGCTGATAGATAACGAGCATTACGGCACGAAGAGTGGGCGTGGGTTCTTTAACTACTCCGATGAGACTACCCTGAAGGCCCGGACCGACGCACGAGATCGCGGTTTTCTAGAGATCCTAAAACTTTTTCATTCCGGCTGA
- a CDS encoding ABC transporter permease: MITVRDGVRIFRRDWQEAGLPVIALALVVAVSAVTSVGIFNERVWEAMQSRAAQSLGGDLVLQAHDPIAPRVVDQAKALGLELSQQVEFPSMMLTAAGSPRLVSVKAVDEKYPLRGVAQVAERPYGQGSAAHKIPATGESWAHSRLFAEARFDTGDIVQLGEKSFRVSHALITEPDDFGSFFRMAAPRIMIRLSDLSATGLITSSSRAHYRIQLAGTRDALNAFSKWLNRQDFPGLERRSVQDAQPSVRTALERASSFLGLASLSVVIVAGAGIFIAARFYARRQSTTAAVMRCLGASQRRILRIFIFRLVRVALTASCVGGLLGYAGQSFLSALAEEKLGFSLGPPSLWPLLTGILVGLITALGFGLAPLLKLPTVSVLGILRGEEGVAPPSMWLTIGLAVFTSGGLIFWQADEAVLTLWVMGLTVCLVVGLTCGGWVILWLATQIPVSRPTTRYVMSTVGGRRGMGVMQVLAFGLGITALLMVTVMRTQLMEGWMNSLPSDTPNRFLINIQPDQRTSLMKFFAEENLTTSGLYSMTRGRWVRHNGKPVEPQSFPTLQAQRFAAREFNLSPSGDLPHTNRIVSGTWWTAGQDDEHLLSLEREFAQTLGVGIGDEMTFRVAGVDLTGRVSNLREVAWDSFEVNFFVITTPGLLLDRPRTLITSFFLPAENTDTTIRLIQQFPSVTLFDIDSLMQQVRQVIQQVSVAVQYVFIFTLLAGIAVLTAAVQASAIERSRDAAVLRALGASTRRLWLTQFFEFALLGAVAGLLASTSAVATASILATEVFGFTLSPGWWVWGLGCIGGALGIGVAGTIALRPVVSRAPLKSLISD; this comes from the coding sequence TTGATTACCGTCAGGGATGGTGTGCGCATTTTTCGACGGGACTGGCAGGAAGCTGGTCTTCCGGTAATCGCGTTGGCGCTGGTGGTTGCGGTATCGGCCGTGACATCGGTTGGTATCTTTAATGAGCGTGTGTGGGAGGCTATGCAAAGTCGGGCCGCGCAGAGCCTCGGTGGCGATCTGGTGCTGCAGGCCCATGATCCTATCGCTCCCAGAGTAGTGGATCAGGCGAAGGCTTTAGGGCTTGAGCTTAGTCAGCAGGTCGAATTTCCCAGCATGATGCTGACCGCGGCGGGATCACCACGCTTGGTATCAGTGAAGGCGGTGGATGAGAAATATCCCCTTCGCGGAGTTGCCCAGGTAGCCGAGCGGCCCTATGGTCAAGGTTCCGCGGCCCACAAGATTCCAGCCACCGGAGAAAGCTGGGCACATTCACGCTTGTTTGCAGAAGCCCGGTTTGATACCGGTGACATCGTTCAGCTCGGCGAGAAATCTTTTAGGGTCTCGCATGCGCTGATCACTGAACCCGATGACTTTGGTTCATTTTTCCGTATGGCTGCGCCGCGAATCATGATCAGACTGTCAGATCTCAGCGCGACGGGACTCATCACATCATCAAGTCGGGCGCATTACCGTATTCAGCTGGCGGGTACTCGGGACGCACTGAACGCATTCTCGAAATGGCTAAACCGACAGGATTTCCCAGGCCTTGAACGGCGGAGTGTGCAGGATGCTCAGCCCAGTGTCCGAACCGCGCTCGAGCGGGCCTCGAGTTTCCTTGGGCTGGCCAGCTTGTCGGTGGTAATCGTTGCTGGAGCCGGTATATTCATCGCAGCGCGTTTTTATGCCCGCAGGCAATCGACGACTGCGGCTGTCATGCGCTGCTTGGGTGCGAGTCAGAGACGGATCCTTAGGATTTTCATCTTCCGGTTGGTACGGGTTGCACTGACTGCCTCCTGCGTTGGTGGTTTGCTGGGTTATGCGGGACAGTCATTTCTATCGGCTCTCGCCGAAGAAAAACTCGGCTTTTCACTCGGTCCCCCTTCTCTTTGGCCATTGCTGACGGGGATATTAGTTGGACTGATTACGGCGCTGGGTTTCGGACTCGCGCCACTGCTCAAGCTGCCCACTGTCTCAGTATTAGGGATTCTGCGGGGAGAAGAAGGCGTGGCTCCGCCTTCGATGTGGTTGACGATTGGACTGGCGGTGTTCACCAGCGGTGGACTGATCTTCTGGCAAGCCGATGAGGCTGTGCTCACCTTGTGGGTTATGGGATTGACAGTTTGTCTGGTGGTCGGGCTTACATGTGGGGGATGGGTGATCCTCTGGCTGGCCACACAAATTCCGGTTTCACGTCCGACCACTCGATATGTCATGTCTACCGTGGGGGGCCGACGCGGCATGGGCGTGATGCAGGTGCTCGCTTTTGGCCTTGGCATTACCGCACTGTTGATGGTGACGGTCATGCGTACCCAGTTAATGGAGGGCTGGATGAATTCGCTCCCAAGCGACACACCAAATCGGTTTTTGATCAACATCCAGCCCGACCAGCGTACCTCGTTGATGAAATTTTTTGCCGAGGAAAACCTGACCACGTCGGGTCTCTACTCTATGACCCGGGGTCGTTGGGTTAGACACAACGGTAAGCCAGTGGAGCCACAGTCGTTTCCGACGCTTCAAGCTCAGCGTTTTGCCGCCCGCGAGTTCAATCTCTCCCCCTCAGGCGACCTTCCACATACCAACCGCATCGTCAGCGGAACATGGTGGACAGCGGGCCAGGACGATGAGCACCTGTTATCACTGGAAAGAGAGTTTGCGCAGACCCTCGGCGTTGGTATTGGTGATGAGATGACTTTCCGTGTTGCCGGAGTCGATCTGACCGGCCGGGTGAGCAATCTGAGAGAGGTTGCCTGGGACAGTTTCGAGGTTAATTTTTTTGTCATTACCACACCGGGCTTGCTTCTAGATCGGCCTAGGACGCTCATTACCAGTTTTTTCCTGCCAGCCGAGAACACCGATACTACGATCCGGCTGATCCAACAGTTTCCGTCTGTTACCCTGTTTGATATCGATTCTCTGATGCAGCAGGTTCGGCAGGTCATCCAGCAGGTCAGTGTGGCGGTACAGTACGTTTTCATATTCACGTTGTTGGCTGGTATCGCAGTGCTGACCGCGGCCGTACAAGCGAGCGCAATAGAGCGAAGCCGGGATGCTGCGGTACTTCGAGCACTTGGGGCGAGTACTCGGCGCTTGTGGCTGACCCAGTTCTTCGAATTTGCGCTGCTGGGGGCTGTTGCCGGGCTGCTAGCATCGACGAGTGCTGTTGCCACCGCTTCGATTCTAGCAACAGAAGTATTCGGGTTTACGTTGTCCCCAGGTTGGTGGGTATGGGGCCTGGGGTGTATCGGTGGAGCACTCGGGATCGGTGTGGCTGGTACGATAGCACTCCGACCAGTCGTGTCTAGGGCGCCCTTGAAGAGTCTGATTTCAGATTGA
- a CDS encoding methyltransferase domain-containing protein translates to MLTSAEQQQRHAMDTYYEYAQHPAMLKIERQVCGCDYGASSWTTRAEADRMASLLELRSGSRLLDVGSGSGWPGLYLSRTTGCDLALVDLPAFGLKIAQTRRLKETSNASVWLALADAAALPFAHDSFDAVCHADLLCCLLRKKAVLRACQNILRPGRPMVFSVISVPPGLSEFDHRRALDAGPEFVASKSSYRSLLTQTGWTVEAQHDVTEPFAQLTVDRVDTERAYHRELVLSAGPEAVEKRIKDLERRRDALADGLLKRELFVVKSAR, encoded by the coding sequence GTGTTGACATCAGCTGAACAGCAGCAAAGGCACGCCATGGATACCTATTACGAGTATGCGCAGCATCCGGCGATGCTGAAAATTGAGCGCCAGGTCTGTGGCTGCGACTACGGTGCCAGCAGCTGGACGACAAGGGCAGAAGCGGATCGCATGGCCAGCTTACTCGAGCTGAGGTCGGGGTCCAGACTGCTCGATGTAGGGTCCGGCTCCGGCTGGCCGGGTCTTTATCTGTCCCGAACAACGGGTTGCGATTTGGCTCTGGTTGATCTCCCGGCTTTCGGCTTGAAAATCGCCCAAACGAGGCGGTTGAAAGAAACCAGTAATGCGTCTGTCTGGCTGGCGTTGGCAGATGCTGCAGCACTGCCTTTTGCCCACGATAGTTTCGATGCGGTATGCCACGCGGATCTGCTGTGTTGCCTGCTGCGCAAAAAGGCGGTGTTGCGGGCTTGTCAGAACATACTGCGTCCAGGCAGGCCGATGGTGTTCAGTGTGATTTCCGTCCCCCCGGGATTGTCGGAATTCGATCACCGCCGTGCGCTGGATGCCGGCCCAGAATTTGTAGCATCAAAGAGCAGCTATCGATCGCTGCTGACCCAAACAGGGTGGACAGTAGAGGCACAGCACGACGTGACAGAACCGTTTGCACAGTTGACGGTAGATCGAGTGGATACCGAACGTGCCTACCACCGTGAACTGGTGTTGTCGGCCGGTCCTGAGGCCGTGGAAAAACGGATTAAGGACCTCGAAAGACGGCGAGATGCCTTGGCTGACGGCTTGCTCAAGCGTGAGCTTTTTGTTGTGAAGTCAGCGAGATGA
- a CDS encoding MFS transporter produces the protein MTVYKMPPVKALFVLAVAFLLLLFNGGSRFTIGLTLKPMADDLVWSRTTLSLTVTVFMVVSAVVLPVIGRLADRYNPKLILIFALLVSSASIALMGLIQTPFQAILIYGVIFALSNAGTSVAPIGVLISRWFPNRLGLANSIAISGMGVGQLVIILLLTAQLDVIGWRGAFILLAGLGVVLVVPLMFLGVPPTLQQQTDQGVSRGVDDSRGGVSTAVCTRVFWILIVIYAVCGGQDFFVATHVVAFASDQGLTSSMAGNLFAVMGLFGLFGVLATGFLTDRYGPVLPTLVCFAVRIVVFTLVMLMPTPTTIILFALCYGITFWITAPLTVVFVQQYFGRADLGVLSGIIIMTHQAAGGAGAYLGGAVYDAFGDYHHVFVWMVVLSVVAFWFTWQLRRKETIEAL, from the coding sequence ATGACGGTTTACAAGATGCCGCCAGTTAAAGCGCTTTTTGTACTGGCGGTGGCTTTCTTGCTGTTGCTTTTCAATGGGGGTTCCCGGTTTACGATCGGTCTAACGCTCAAGCCGATGGCTGATGATCTGGTATGGAGTCGTACCACGCTGTCGCTGACGGTAACCGTATTCATGGTGGTTTCGGCTGTCGTGCTGCCCGTCATTGGTCGCCTGGCGGATCGTTACAATCCCAAGTTGATACTGATATTCGCGTTGCTGGTTTCCAGCGCCAGTATTGCACTGATGGGTCTGATTCAGACTCCATTTCAGGCGATATTGATCTACGGGGTGATATTTGCGCTATCCAATGCGGGAACTTCCGTGGCCCCCATCGGGGTTCTGATCAGCCGCTGGTTTCCCAATCGACTCGGCCTTGCAAACAGTATTGCGATATCCGGTATGGGAGTGGGGCAGTTGGTTATCATTTTGCTGTTAACGGCGCAGCTTGACGTGATCGGCTGGCGTGGTGCGTTTATTCTCCTGGCGGGGCTTGGGGTTGTTCTCGTTGTACCGCTGATGTTTCTCGGTGTGCCGCCGACTTTGCAACAACAGACAGATCAGGGCGTCAGCCGTGGGGTGGATGACTCAAGGGGCGGTGTATCAACGGCGGTTTGCACTCGCGTGTTTTGGATCCTGATAGTGATCTACGCCGTCTGTGGCGGGCAGGATTTTTTCGTGGCTACCCATGTGGTTGCTTTTGCCAGTGACCAGGGGCTGACGTCGTCAATGGCCGGCAATCTTTTTGCGGTGATGGGACTTTTCGGGCTGTTTGGTGTACTCGCAACTGGGTTTCTGACCGACCGCTATGGTCCCGTGCTTCCCACACTGGTTTGTTTCGCAGTGCGCATCGTGGTGTTTACTCTGGTGATGCTGATGCCAACACCGACGACTATCATTTTGTTCGCATTGTGCTATGGCATCACTTTCTGGATTACAGCACCACTGACAGTTGTATTTGTCCAACAATACTTTGGTCGGGCGGACTTGGGCGTACTCAGTGGCATCATTATCATGACACATCAGGCAGCCGGGGGTGCCGGGGCGTACTTGGGTGGTGCTGTTTACGATGCTTTTGGTGACTACCATCATGTGTTTGTTTGGATGGTTGTCCTGTCGGTGGTGGCCTTCTGGTTCACGTGGCAACTCCGTAGGAAAGAGACCATAGAAGCGCTCTAA
- a CDS encoding NAD(P)-dependent oxidoreductase, with product MAKEVIGIAGCGAMGEPMAQRLLTAGFEVWAHDVRPLAEFGAIAEHMLEDAAEFAKRCNVVISAVRDVDQTRSLLFSEAQGIVRGASPPEILVISSTVSPRFIRQLLTELPTQTSLVDAAMSGAPYRAREGTLSFMLGGPDAVVDRLMPILQVMGNRLFRLGDVGMGMTTKVLNNYCAASSIAATHRVLGMAQVLGLDRRSLLEVMKHSSGSNWFADHIDQIDWSDEGYSLDNTIGIVEKDVLATLDTVSECPDIGRWPLDDGLLDALRRLEPLELESATR from the coding sequence ATGGCAAAGGAAGTGATCGGTATCGCAGGCTGTGGTGCAATGGGGGAACCGATGGCCCAGCGTCTACTGACGGCTGGTTTTGAGGTGTGGGCTCACGATGTGCGGCCGCTCGCAGAATTCGGTGCCATCGCTGAGCATATGTTGGAGGATGCCGCAGAGTTCGCCAAGCGATGTAATGTGGTGATCAGTGCGGTCCGTGACGTGGACCAGACTAGATCATTGCTTTTCAGCGAAGCGCAGGGAATCGTTCGTGGCGCCAGCCCGCCTGAAATCCTGGTTATCAGTTCAACGGTTTCACCGCGGTTTATCCGTCAGCTGTTGACAGAGTTGCCGACACAAACCAGTTTGGTTGATGCTGCAATGAGCGGTGCGCCATACCGTGCAAGAGAGGGAACACTTTCTTTTATGCTCGGCGGTCCAGATGCTGTTGTCGACCGTCTGATGCCGATTTTGCAGGTGATGGGCAATCGCTTATTTCGTCTGGGCGATGTTGGCATGGGCATGACAACCAAGGTACTCAATAACTACTGTGCGGCATCGTCTATAGCGGCCACACATCGCGTGCTTGGAATGGCGCAGGTACTCGGCCTGGATCGACGCAGCCTGCTGGAGGTGATGAAACACAGTTCGGGCTCGAACTGGTTTGCAGATCATATCGACCAGATTGACTGGTCGGACGAGGGATATTCCCTGGATAATACCATCGGAATAGTTGAAAAGGATGTTCTTGCGACCTTGGATACAGTTTCTGAATGTCCGGACATTGGTCGGTGGCCTCTGGACGACGGATTACTTGATGCACTCCGGCGGTTGGAACCACTAGAACTCGAATCAGCAACACGCTGA